A stretch of Rhododendron vialii isolate Sample 1 chromosome 4a, ASM3025357v1 DNA encodes these proteins:
- the LOC131322109 gene encoding sucrose nonfermenting 4-like protein isoform X2, whose amino-acid sequence MTPVEGCPTVFQTICNLPPGYHQYKFIVDGEWRHDAHLPIVSGNYGEVHTVFVGGEAGCVPPILIPEIQPGSNMDVDNEAFQRVVKVSDGALHEVLSRLPETDLEVSCHRIAVFLSTRKAYELLPESGKVIALDVDLPVKQAFHILHEQGIPTAPLWDFCKGELVGVLSALDFILIIRELGSHGSNLTEEELETHTISAWKETKLYLSRQIDGNERLIPRKLVHVEPDENLKDIALKILDNNVATVPVIHSSSGDALFPQLLHLASLSGILKSICRYFRHSSGSLPLLQLPICAIPLGTWVPRIGETARRPLAMLRPSASLGAALSLLVQAQISSIPIVDDNDSLLDVYSRSDITALAKDKVYTHINLEEMTVHQALQLGQEPLSPYGFSSQRCHMCLRSDPLLLVMERLSKPGVRRLIVVEAGSKRVEGIIALSDIFRFLLR is encoded by the exons ATGACCCCGGTTGAAGGATGTCCAACCGTGTTTCAGACTATTTGCAACTTGCCGCCAGGTTACCATCAG TATAAGTTCATTGTTGATGGTGAATGGCGACATGATGCGCACCTGCCTATTGTGAGTGGTAACTATGGAGAAGTGCACACTGTTTTCGTTGGTGGGGAGGCTGGGTGTGTTCCTCCGATTCTTATTCCAGAAATCCAACCTGGTTCTAACATGGATGTGGACAATGAGGCCTTTCAGCGTGTG GTAAAAGTTTCAGATGGTGCATTGCATGAAGTGTTGTCAAGGTTACCAGAAACTGATTTAGAGGTCTCGTGTCACCGCATTGCTGTATTCCTGTCGACACGCAAGGCGTATGAGCTGCTTCCTGAGTCAGGCAAG GTCATTGCCTTGGACGTAGATTTACCTGTAAAGCAGGCATTTCATATCCTGCATgaacag GGAATTCCTACGGCTCCTCTTTGGGACTTCTGCAAGGGAGAATTGGTTGGAGTTCTTAGTGCTTTGGATTTTATCTTGATAATAAGAGAG CTCGGCAGTCATGGTTCCAATCTTACTGAAGAAGAGCTTGAGACGCACACTATCTCTGCTTGGAAAGAAACAAAACTGTATCTGAGTAGACAAATTGATGGGAATGAGAGATTGATTCCCAGAAAACTTGTCCAC GTGGAGCCAGATGAGAATTTGAAAGATATTGCTCTAAAGATTTTGGATAATAATGTGGCTACAGTTCCTGTCATCCATTCATCTTCAGGAGATGCCTTGTTTCCTCAGCTATTACATCTTGCCTCACTTTCTGGAATACTGAAGT CTATTTGCAGGTACTTTAGACATTCTTCTGGGTCATTGCCTCTGCTCCAACTACCAATTTGTGCAATTCCTTTGGGTACATGGGTTCCGAGAATTGGAGAAACAGCTCGGCGGCCATTGGCAATGTTGAGACCAAGTGCTTCTCTTGGTGCAGCATTGAGTTTGTTAGTTCAAG CTCAAATTAGTTCAATACCAATTGTCGATGATAATGACTCGTTACTAGATGTATATTCTCGGAG TGATATCACAGCTTTGGCCAAAGACAAGGTTTATACTCATATTAATCTTGAAGAAATGACTGTTCATCAG GCGTTGCAGCTGGGACAAGAGCCACTCTCTCCGTATGGGTTCAGCAGTCAAAGATGTCACATGTGTTTACGATCTGATCCACTGCTTTTAGTGATGGAGCGTTTGTCAAAGCCAG GGGTTAGACGGCTTATTGTTGTGGAGGCTGGCAGCAAGCGCGTAGAAGGGATTATAGCACTCAGCGATATCTTCAGATTCTTGCTCAGGTAG
- the LOC131322109 gene encoding sucrose nonfermenting 4-like protein isoform X1, whose protein sequence is MDYVRETGGAAGTLLIPTRFVWPYGGRSVHLCGSFTGWSGHYPMTPVEGCPTVFQTICNLPPGYHQYKFIVDGEWRHDAHLPIVSGNYGEVHTVFVGGEAGCVPPILIPEIQPGSNMDVDNEAFQRVVKVSDGALHEVLSRLPETDLEVSCHRIAVFLSTRKAYELLPESGKVIALDVDLPVKQAFHILHEQGIPTAPLWDFCKGELVGVLSALDFILIIRELGSHGSNLTEEELETHTISAWKETKLYLSRQIDGNERLIPRKLVHVEPDENLKDIALKILDNNVATVPVIHSSSGDALFPQLLHLASLSGILKSICRYFRHSSGSLPLLQLPICAIPLGTWVPRIGETARRPLAMLRPSASLGAALSLLVQAQISSIPIVDDNDSLLDVYSRSDITALAKDKVYTHINLEEMTVHQALQLGQEPLSPYGFSSQRCHMCLRSDPLLLVMERLSKPGVRRLIVVEAGSKRVEGIIALSDIFRFLLR, encoded by the exons ATGGATTACGTGAGGGAGACTGGCGGAGCAGCGGGCACGTTGCTAATCCCAACGCGGTTTGTGTGGCCTTACGGCGGAAGAAGTGTTCATCTCTGTGGCTCATTTACAGG GTGGTCTGGCCATTATCCGATGACCCCGGTTGAAGGATGTCCAACCGTGTTTCAGACTATTTGCAACTTGCCGCCAGGTTACCATCAG TATAAGTTCATTGTTGATGGTGAATGGCGACATGATGCGCACCTGCCTATTGTGAGTGGTAACTATGGAGAAGTGCACACTGTTTTCGTTGGTGGGGAGGCTGGGTGTGTTCCTCCGATTCTTATTCCAGAAATCCAACCTGGTTCTAACATGGATGTGGACAATGAGGCCTTTCAGCGTGTG GTAAAAGTTTCAGATGGTGCATTGCATGAAGTGTTGTCAAGGTTACCAGAAACTGATTTAGAGGTCTCGTGTCACCGCATTGCTGTATTCCTGTCGACACGCAAGGCGTATGAGCTGCTTCCTGAGTCAGGCAAG GTCATTGCCTTGGACGTAGATTTACCTGTAAAGCAGGCATTTCATATCCTGCATgaacag GGAATTCCTACGGCTCCTCTTTGGGACTTCTGCAAGGGAGAATTGGTTGGAGTTCTTAGTGCTTTGGATTTTATCTTGATAATAAGAGAG CTCGGCAGTCATGGTTCCAATCTTACTGAAGAAGAGCTTGAGACGCACACTATCTCTGCTTGGAAAGAAACAAAACTGTATCTGAGTAGACAAATTGATGGGAATGAGAGATTGATTCCCAGAAAACTTGTCCAC GTGGAGCCAGATGAGAATTTGAAAGATATTGCTCTAAAGATTTTGGATAATAATGTGGCTACAGTTCCTGTCATCCATTCATCTTCAGGAGATGCCTTGTTTCCTCAGCTATTACATCTTGCCTCACTTTCTGGAATACTGAAGT CTATTTGCAGGTACTTTAGACATTCTTCTGGGTCATTGCCTCTGCTCCAACTACCAATTTGTGCAATTCCTTTGGGTACATGGGTTCCGAGAATTGGAGAAACAGCTCGGCGGCCATTGGCAATGTTGAGACCAAGTGCTTCTCTTGGTGCAGCATTGAGTTTGTTAGTTCAAG CTCAAATTAGTTCAATACCAATTGTCGATGATAATGACTCGTTACTAGATGTATATTCTCGGAG TGATATCACAGCTTTGGCCAAAGACAAGGTTTATACTCATATTAATCTTGAAGAAATGACTGTTCATCAG GCGTTGCAGCTGGGACAAGAGCCACTCTCTCCGTATGGGTTCAGCAGTCAAAGATGTCACATGTGTTTACGATCTGATCCACTGCTTTTAGTGATGGAGCGTTTGTCAAAGCCAG GGGTTAGACGGCTTATTGTTGTGGAGGCTGGCAGCAAGCGCGTAGAAGGGATTATAGCACTCAGCGATATCTTCAGATTCTTGCTCAGGTAG